Proteins co-encoded in one Ornithorhynchus anatinus isolate Pmale09 chromosome 14, mOrnAna1.pri.v4, whole genome shotgun sequence genomic window:
- the WBP2NL gene encoding postacrosomal sheath WW domain-binding protein produces MALNQHHSREGGGVVVPNAECILKQCKDVELSFSDVTGKPEAFKGTKKGALFLTPYRMIFVTKGKDAMQSFMMPFYLVKNCSIEQPLLSANYIKGTISAEAGGGWEGQASFKLSFSSGGAIEFGQMMMQAATNASKGIPPPNPNYGYVPMPGGYIPMPGGYGPAPGGYGPVPGGYGPAPGGYVPPPPYAPAGGYGPAPPMGYPYPPPPGVYPAPGGPAPPPPYPGPSPPGPSAPGPSSAGPSAPSAWMDSGMPGGNKAAEAASSAYYNPANPHNVYMPMDKPPPYAPPDEKKNN; encoded by the exons ATGGCGCTGAACCAGCATCACTCCCGGGAGGGCGGCGGCGTCGTCGTGCCCAACGCCGAGTG TATCCTCAAGCAGTGCAAAGATGTGGAACTCTCCTTCTCCGACGTGACGGGCAAGCCGGAAGCCTTCAAGGGCACGAAGAAGGGAGCGCTCTTCCTCACCCCCTACCGG atgATCTTCGTGACCAAAGGCAAAGACGCCATGCAGTCTTTCATGATGCCCTTCTACCTGGTGAAGAACTGCTCCATAGAGCAACCCCTCCTTTCGGCCAACTACATCAAAGGCACGATCAGTGCCGAGGCAGGAG GCGGCTGGGAAGGGCAGGCGTCGTTCAAGTTGTCTTTCAGCAGCGGAGGAGCCATCGAGTTTGGGCAGATGATGATGCAGGCTGCTactaacg CTTCCAAAGGGATCCCACCTCCAAACCCCAACTATGGCTACGTGCCCATGCCGGGGGGCTACATACCCATGCCGGGGGGCTACGGGCCCGCTCCGGGGGGCTACGGGCCCGTTCCGGGAGGCTACGGGCCTGCCCCGGGAGGATATGTGCCCCCACCACCCTATGCACCTGCCGGGGGATATGGACCCGCCCCACCCATGGGCTACCCATACCCACCACCTCCAG ggGTGTACCCGGCCCCAGGAGGTCCAGCTCCACCGCCCCCCTACCCGGGGCCGTCTCCCCCGGGACCCTCCGCCCCTGGGCCCTCCTCTGCGGGGCCGTCGGCCCCTTCGGCCTGGATGGACTCCGGCATGCCGG GTGGCAATAAGGCGGCGGAAGCGGCTTCGAGTGCGTATTACAACCCGGCCAATCCTCACAACGTCTACATGCCCATG GACAAGCCTCCTCCCTACGCACCTCCGGACGAGAAGAAGAACAACTAA